The Temnothorax longispinosus isolate EJ_2023e chromosome 4, Tlon_JGU_v1, whole genome shotgun sequence genome has a window encoding:
- the Nhe2 gene encoding sodium/hydrogen exchanger 3 isoform X2, giving the protein MGPRLAPMIIPAHLLLVAVVLLGCPGCGRADLAPFHEVGSAERIIPAEKHPASSHGPQIDNTDDFLGDPHRAYPGMNFGPMGPVVRSALPNDATLRSLSSASGDDAEQRFPKESQLASPRSGDDTAVTGDQQSPKPEYHIVSVEFTRVETPFLIGIWILFASIAKIGFHMTPKLNKIFPESCLLIAVGVIVGLLLFQASSVHISPLTPDTFFLYMLPPIILDAGYFMPNRLFFDHLWTILLFAVLGTIFNTMSIGVSLWLLGKSGMFGYETPILDMLLFSALISAVDPVAVLAVFEEIHVNEILYIVVFGESLLNDAVTVVLYHMFEAYSEMGPSRIIYTDVLTGLASFFVVAIGGTVIGVVWGFITGFVTRFTHQVRVIEPIFIFVMAYLAYLSAEIFHMSGILAITFCGITMKNYVEANISHKSHTTVKYTMKMLSSSSETIIFMFLGVATVNNAHNWNTWFVVMTIVFCSVYRVLGVIVLSALANQFRLHKLDKVEKFVMSYGGLRGAVAFALVLLIDPKHVPLQPMFVTTTIAVIYFTVFIQGITIKPLVKILNVKRAEKRKPTMNERIHERIMDHTMAGIEDIVGKHGNHHVRDKFKRFDNKFIRPYLVRDYCGAEPKILETYSKLAMKDALDYIRRNASTIGNISGTESMSAIFRNYSNTGQFNGSPSCSQLESGWNIDLQELEYNPSKKDLTDARIHHLLAEELCKPYKRHRRLSYSRHAVNDRDLSTQVNYKMHMNIRRMVGEKHRHKRSKKLLKDGKQNHVSFPEFQQQNGSTKLFTQDYINGVLYELEDGETSKPSSKEDWDSAITFTARTSDSPNVNADNQHATTATTSMDTINTDEGDLKIGRDGAEGSYRVTTPTATETMLPWKREDDYESGHPIKQHEFPAWCSNKEYLAYSSPSATFLGGIEQPKVQSVIGLFRRESVCTPDSIDCQETVDEADETDEYTPAKVDSPAKTKGNPRRVPARRVSMMELGFADRARSGDRAVDDGSHSLPDCWNVQRARLNSLACLPHMPSLSTALLTSSTSDSSEDVDDEEEEKA; this is encoded by the exons ATGGGCCCGCGTCTCGCCCCGATGATCATCCCCGCGCACCTCCtcctcgtcgccgtcgtcctCCTCGGCTGTCCGGGATGCGGCCGCGCCGATCTCGCGCCCTTCCACGAGGTCGGATCCGCGGAGCGGATCATCCCGGCGGAGAAGCATCCCGCGTCGTCGCACGGGCCGCAGATCGACAACACCGACGACTTCCTCGGCGATCCTCACCGCGCTTACCCGGGCATGAACTTCGGGCCCATGGGCCCGGTGGTCCGCTCGGCCCTGCCGAACGACGCCACCCTGCGCAGCCTCTCGTCGGCCAGCGGCGACGATGCCGAGCAACGTTTCCCTAAGGAATCGCAGCTCGCCTCGCCGCGCTCCGGCGACGACACCGCCGTGACCGGCGACCAACAGTCGCCGAAACCGGAGTACCACATTGTCAGCGTCGAGTTCACGCGCGTCGAGACGCCCTTCCTCATTGGGATTTGGATCTTGTTCGCCAGCATCGCGAAAATCG GCTTCCACATGACGCCGAAGCTCAACAAAATCTTCCCGGAGTCCTGCTTGCTGATCGCCGTCGGCGTGATCGTCGGCCTGCTGTTGTTCCAGGCGAGCAGCGTCCACATATCGCCGCTGACGCCCGACACGTTCTTCTTGTACATGCTGCCGCCCATCATCCTGGACGCCGGCTACTTCATGCCCAATCGGCTGTTCTTCGACCATCTCTGGACGATACTCCTGTTCGCCGTCCTTGGGACTATATTTAATACGATGTCGATAG GTGTGTCGTTATGGCTGTTGGGAAAAAGCGGTATGTTCGGTTACGAGACGCCTATCCTCGATATGCTTCTCTTCTCGGCGTTAATCAGCGCTGTTGATCCCGTGGCCGTACTGGCCGTCTTCGAGGAGATCCACGTCAACGAGATACTCTACATCGTCGTGTTCGGAGAGAGTTTATTGAACGACGCGGTCACTGTC GTGCTCTATCACATGTTCGAGGCGTACAGCGAGATGGGCCCTTCCAGGATCATCTACACGGACGTGCTAACTGGCCTAGCCTCGTTTTTCGTGGTGGCGATCGGTGGCACGGTCATAGGTGTAGTTTGGGGCTTCATCACTGGCTTCGTGACCAGGTTTACTCATCAGGTGCGCGTGATAGAGCCGATCTTCATATTCGTGATGGCGTATTTGGCATACCTCAGCGCGGAGATCTTCCACATGTCCGGCATATTGGC AATAACCTTCTGCGGCATTACCATGAAGAATTACGTTGAGGCCAATATATCGCACAAGTCTCACACGACCGTCAAGTACACGATGAAGATGCTGTCGAGTAGCTCGGAGACCATCATATTCATGTTCCTCGGTGTCGCCACGGTGAACAATGCACACAACTGGAACACGTGGTTCGTCGTCATGACGATAGTCTTCTGCTCCGTCTATCGGGTTCTGG GCGTGATAGTGCTGTCAGCACTGGCGAACCAGTTCCGGCTGCACAAATTGGACAAGGTTGAGAAATTCGTCATGTCCTACGGTGGTTTACGCGGCGCCGTGGCGTTCGCCCTGGTGCTTCTGATAGATCCCAAACACGTGCCCCTGCAGCCCATGTTCGTCACCACCACTATCGCTGTTATCTACTTCACCGTGTTCATCCAG GGGATCACCATCAAGCCCCTCGTCAAAATTCTCAATGTCAAAAGGGCCGAGAAGAGGAAGCCGACGATGAACGAGAGGATCCACGAGAGG ATAATGGATCATACGATGGCGGGTATCGAGGACATTGTGGGGAAACACGGCAACCACCACGTCCGGGATAA ATTCAAGCGATTCGACAATAAATTCATTCGACCTTATCTCGTGAGAGATTATTGCGGCGCCGAGCCGAAGATTCTGGAAACTTACTCAAAGCTGGCGATGAAGGATGCGCTGGATTACATAAGAAGGAACGCCTCCACTATCGGCAACATTAGCGGCACCGAAAGTATGTCGGCGATATTCCGTAATTACAGCAATACCGGACAGTTCAATGGAAG TCCCAGCTGCAGCCAGCTCGAATCGGGATGGAATATCGATCTGCAGGAACTGGAGTACAATCCTTCCAAAAAAGACCTGACGGACGCGAGAATTCACCATCTGCTCGCCGAAGAGCTTTGTAAACCGTACAAAAGG CATCGACGTTTGAGCTACAGCCGACACGCGGTGAACGATCGCGATCTCTCGACACAAGTCAATTACAAAATGCATATGAATATTCGACGAATGGTGGGGGAGAAGCATCGCCACAAACGCAGCAAAAAGTTGCTCAAA GACGGCAAACAAAATCACGTTAGTTTCCCAGAATTTCAACAGCAGAACGGctcgacaaaattatttacgcaAG ATTACATCAATGGCGTGCTGTACGAGTTGGAAGACGGAGAAACCTCGAAGCCCTCGAGCAAAGAGGATTGGGATTCGGCGATCACGTTCACCGCACGAACATCTG ATTCGCCGAATGTAAACGCGGACAATCAACACGCTACCACCGCTACTACGTCGATGGATACAATAAATACGGACGAAGGAGACTTGAAAATAGGACGCGACG GCGCGGAAGGTAGCTACAGAGTAACCACCCCTACGGCCACGGAAACTATGTTACCGTGGAAACGTGAGGACGATTACGAGTCGGGTCATCCGATCAAGCAGCACGAATTTCCAGCCTGGTGCTCCAATAAAGAATACCTCGCCTACAGCTCGCCCTCCGCCACTTTCTTag GTGGGATCGAACAGCCGAAAGTCCAATCCGTGATTGGCCTATTTCGACGCGAGAGCGTGTGCACGCCCGACAGTATCGATTGCCAGGAGACCGTCGACGAGGCGGACGAGACGGACGAGTACACCCCTGCGAAAGTGGATTCCCCGGCGAAAACCAAGG GCAACCCGAGGAGGGTGCCCGCGAGGAGGGTGTCAATGATGGAGCTCGGCTTCGCCGACCGAGCTCGCTCGGGGGACAGGGCAGTGGACGACGGGTCCCACTCCTTGCCGGACTGCTGGAATGTTCAGAGAGCACGCCTTAACTCCCTCGCCTGCTTACCCCATATGCCGAGCCTGTCGACCGCCCTGCTCACCTCCTCCACGTCGGATTCGTCGGAAGACGTGGatgacgaggaggaggagaaggctTGA